From one Gossypium hirsutum isolate 1008001.06 chromosome D08, Gossypium_hirsutum_v2.1, whole genome shotgun sequence genomic stretch:
- the LOC107932791 gene encoding 60S ribosomal protein L31 isoform X2 gives MVEKTRGRKEEVVTREYTINLHKRLHGCTFKKKAPKAIKEIRKFAEKAMGTKDVRVDVKLNKHIWSRGIRSVPRRIRVRIARRRNDDEDAKEELYSLVTVAEIPAEGLKGLGTKVIDDDDE, from the exons ATGGTTGAGAAAACAAGGGGAAGAAAGGAAGAGGTGGTGACCAGAGAATACACCATCAACCTTCACAAGAGACTCCATGGCTG CACATTCAAGAAGAAGGCTCCCAAGGCTATAAAGGAGATCAGGAAATTTGCCGAAAAAGCCATGGGGACAAAGGATGTACGAGTCGACGTGAAGCTGAACAAGCACATATGGAGCCGAGGGATCCGAAGTGTCCCAAGAAGGATTAGGGTTCGTATTGCTCGGAGGAGAAACGATGACGAAGATGCAAAGGAAGAGCTCTACTCTTTGGTAACTGTTGCTGAAATCCCAGCTGAAGGACTGAAAGGCTTGGGCACCAAAGTCATTGACGATGATGATGAGTAA
- the LOC107932811 gene encoding vacuolar protein sorting-associated protein 32 homolog 2, which translates to MFKGIFGKTKPETNALTTLDKLNETLEMLEKKESVLLKKTAAEVEKAKEYAKGRNKKAAIQCLKRKKLYEQQIEQLGNFQLRVHDQMIMLEGAKATTETVDALRTGASAMKAMQKATSIDDVDKTMDEINEQTENMKQIQEALSTPIGAAADFDEDELEAELEELEGAELEEQLLQPATTAPAAPVQVPASSQPARPVPQKQTAEEDELAALQAEMAL; encoded by the exons ATGTTTAAAGGGATTTTTGGAAAAACCAAGCCGGAAACAAATGCTCTAACCAcgttagacaaattaaatgag ACCCTTGAAATGCTTGAGAAAAAGGAAAGTGTGCTTCTGAAAAAGACTGCTGCAGAGGTTGAAAAGGCCAAGGAGTATGCCAAAGGGAGAAATAAGAAAG CGGCTATACAGTGCTTGAAGAGGAAGAAACTGTATGAACAGCAAATCGAACAGCTTGGGAACTTTCAGCTTCGTGTTCACGATCAA ATGATAATGTTAGAAGGTGCCAAAGCCACAACTGAAACTGTGGATGCATTGAGAACTGGAGCATCTGCGATGAAGGCGATGCAGAAAGCAAC TAGCATAGATGATGTGGACAAAACAATGGATGAGATCAACGAACAAACCGAGAACATGAAACAGATTCAGGAAGCACTATCAACTCCTATCGGAGCTGCGGCTGATTTTGATGAG GATGAATTGGAAGCTGAACTCGAAGAACTTGAAGGTGCTGAATTGGAAGAACAGCTTCTCCAGCCTGCAACAACTGCCCCGGCAGCACCAGTACAGGTGCCTGCTAGCAGTCAACCAGCTCGACCCGTTCCTCAAAAACAGACAGCCGAAGAAGATGAACTCGCTGCATTGCAGGCTGAGATGGCACTTTAA
- the LOC107932791 gene encoding 60S ribosomal protein L31 isoform X1, which produces MVEKTRGRKEEVVTREYTINLHKRLHGCISTRCIPEQGFKDMILLRTIQMHENLWGKKSNITITFKKKAPKAIKEIRKFAEKAMGTKDVRVDVKLNKHIWSRGIRSVPRRIRVRIARRRNDDEDAKEELYSLVTVAEIPAEGLKGLGTKVIDDDDE; this is translated from the exons ATGGTTGAGAAAACAAGGGGAAGAAAGGAAGAGGTGGTGACCAGAGAATACACCATCAACCTTCACAAGAGACTCCATGGCTG TATCTCTACCAGATGCATACCCGAACAAGGGTTCAAGGATATGATCCTCTTGAGGACTATCCAAATGCATGAAAACTTATGGGGAAAAAAATCGAACATAACCAT CACATTCAAGAAGAAGGCTCCCAAGGCTATAAAGGAGATCAGGAAATTTGCCGAAAAAGCCATGGGGACAAAGGATGTACGAGTCGACGTGAAGCTGAACAAGCACATATGGAGCCGAGGGATCCGAAGTGTCCCAAGAAGGATTAGGGTTCGTATTGCTCGGAGGAGAAACGATGACGAAGATGCAAAGGAAGAGCTCTACTCTTTGGTAACTGTTGCTGAAATCCCAGCTGAAGGACTGAAAGGCTTGGGCACCAAAGTCATTGACGATGATGATGAGTAA